From Brassica oleracea var. oleracea cultivar TO1000 chromosome C3, BOL, whole genome shotgun sequence, a single genomic window includes:
- the LOC106335573 gene encoding uncharacterized protein LOC106335573, whose amino-acid sequence MPPSPALRCSPGKEHRRGDSIEYGTLFRDKDEEDLALFSELQEKERDDFLLQSSYDLEDAFSTKLKHFSEFAIPIQGESSRLLSAEEDKNDYDWLLTPPDTPLFPSLDDEPQVASVGTRGRPQSQTSPSRSSTMEKRRRSSKGSPSPNRLSTSPRADTMQQQIRGRPSSGRHPSPASGQRSVTPVRRISPSPGKPASRSSTPTSRRMSTGSTTTAAPPAGRGTSPVRSSRGNSASPKIKVWQSNIPGFSLDAPPNLRTSLGDRPASYVRGSSPASTRSRQSVSPSASRSVSSSHSHEDLHHPIQSIPVGSSERAVSKRASLSPNSRTSRSSKLQSPGSAPRRPFESALRQMDHPKSHHSMFRPLASSLPSTGIYSGKSSSSSYHHLMLRHSSATVGSNSSSSQVIGFMPDTERSDSVAQSEVEKLAYPDKHGDIMDVLNEGSRHESSQSDMDQGYAVECESSVNEEVNHIGNDFLEGADLETMEVCGRCGSHYRATEATRSEINICPDCREEHSFVETDSPGTTTAIDENSQSQEKFDEKESFVEKLPAINVVDSLPVAMVEIEQCDDSYEQGENHLQESSIFRALGEQDDEIESSTGCGLLSTETKDTQTQRSEKDHDVKIGSSEGRRGVPLLIKRSVSMKSPITQASNSSGFTRSYDGFSYLRDKSMSLRSSTETTSASSSWDYGSSIRKGSHVRHQSGSTLDMETHRYDTNSKFLSSMSGNACQALNVVPADSFEVCAAQMTCTDDETHQESHYELQDSKCTETNVMNGSIGLSTNEVVILAAHDPVIIDNGFSENRDDVDNSVMSKVEISESPAHVRNTSEVGASTAIDDCSLYDHSKLQEKDVIETHHHGSFTTSSSEIEPESCEPETPGLGVHDKIPESECNVNAVDDDCSEKSMAHASVDHHNSLAPPVNEISDESTVLVECPGQKEPKSLTLEEATDAILFCSSIVHDLVYQAASIAMDKARDVAATEEEVLRPTVTVLGKSDANRSSYTSGGGTKTKKQSSKGAKASRKQTETEENIEVHIENDENAGEAARMIGNVGVPPSNKADNLKPPPKLENKCNCSIM is encoded by the exons ATGCCTCCTTCGCCGGCATTGAGATGCTCTCCTGGCAAGGAACATAGACGAGGAGACAGCATTGAATATGGGACACTGTTCAGAGACAAAGACGAAGAAGATCTTGCCTTGTTTAGTGAGTTGCAAGAGAAAGAAAGAGATGATTTCTTGCTCCAGTCATCTTATGATCTTGAAGATGCATTTT CTACAAAATTGAAGCATTTTTCGGAGTTTGCCATTCCTATTCAAGGAGAGAGTAGCAGATTGCTGAGTGCAGAAGAAGATAAGAACGACTATGATTG GTTGTTGACGCCTCCAGACACACCACTTTTTCCTTCGTTGGATGATGAACCGCAAGTAGCTAGTGTTGGAACAAGAGGGAGACCTCAGAGTCAGACTTCTCCATCTAGATCTTCAACG ATGGAGAAGAGACGCCGTAGTAGTAAGGGCAGTCCAAGCCCAAATCGCTTAAGCACATCACCTCGAGCTGACACTATGCAACAGCAGATAAGAGGAAGGCCATCTTCAGGACGCCATCCTAGTCCAGCGTCTGGTCAACGATCAGTTACCCCAGTTAGAAGGATCTCGCCTTCTCCAGGGAAACCTGCATCAAGATCTTCAACCCCAACTTCACGAAGGATGAGCACTGGGTCAACCACCACGGCGGCACCACCAGCTGGCAGGGGCACTTCTCCTGTTAGATCAAGTCGAGGCAACTCTGCTTCACCCAAAATAAAAGTGTGGCAGTCAAACATTCCTGGTTTCTCATTGGATGCGCCACCTAATCTCCGAACTTCTTTGGGCGATCGACCTGCATCCTATGTTAGAGGCTCCTCACCAGCGTCAACACGCAGCAGACAGTCTGTTTCTCCGAGTGCGTCAAGAAGTGTTAGTTCATCTCACAGTCATGAGGATCTTCATCACCCTATACAGTCTATTCCTGTAGGTAGCTCAGAACGTGCGGTTTCAAAGAGAGCTAGCCTCTCTCCGAATAGTAGAACTTCGAGATCTTCGAAATTGCAGTCACCTGGCTCGGCACCTAGAAGGCCGTTTGAGTCTGCTCTTCGTCAGATGGATCATCCTAAAAGCCATCATAGCATGTTTAGGCCTCTTGCTTCTAGCCTTCCTAGCACTGGCATCTATTCTGGGAAAAGTAGCTCGTCTTCTTACCATCACCTAATGTTAAGACATTCATCTGCGACAGTTGGGAGCAATTCAAGCTCTAGCCAAGTTATAGGGTTCATGCCAGATACTGAAAGGAGCGATTCTGTTGCCCAATCTGAAGTTGAAAAATTGGCTTATCCTGATAAACATGGAGATATTATGGATGTATTGAATGAAGGTAGTAGACATGAGAGTTCTCAGAGTGATATGGATCAAGGTTATGCTGTTGAATGCGAGTCTAGTGTGAATGAGGAGGTCAACCATATAGGCAATGACTTTTTGGAAGGGGCCGATCTTGAAACTATGGAGGTTTGTGGTAGATGTGGTTCACACTATCGTGCCACTGAAGCTACTAGAAGCGAGATAAATATTTGTCCAGATTGCAGGGAAGAACATAGTTTCGTGGAAACAGATTCCCCTGGGACAACAACAGCTATTGATGAAAATTCACAGTCTCAGGAGAAATTTGATGAAAAAGAGTCTTTTGTTGAGAAACTTCCTGCAATAAATGTGGTAGATTCGCTGCCTGTTGCTATGGTTGAGATTGAGCAGTGTGATGATTCCTATGAACAAGGAGAAAATCATTTGCAAGAGAGCTCTATTTTCAGGGCTTTAGGAGAGCAAGATGATGAAATAGAGTCTTCCACTGGCTGTGGTCTATTAAGTACAGAGACAAAAGATACTCAAACTCAGCGTTCTGAGAAGGATCATGATGTGAAGATTGGTTCTTCAGAAGGTAGGAGGGGAGTTCCTTTGCTTATAAAGAGATCGGTGAGTATGAAGTCACCAATCACTCAAGCTAGTAACTCCAGTGGTTTTACCAGATCGTATGATGGCTTTTCTTATTTGAGAGATAAGAGTATGAGTCTTAGAAGCTCCACAGAAACTACTTCTGCATCTTCATCTTGGGATTATGGTTCGTCCATAAGAAAAGGAAGTCATGTGCGACATCAGAGCGGGAGTACACTTGACATGGAGACTCATAGGTATGATACCAACTCCAAATTCCTGAGCAGCATGTCAGGCAACGCCTGCCAGGCTCTGAATGTTGTGCCAGCAGACAGTTTTGAAGTATGTGCTGCCCAAATGACATGTACCGATGATGAAACTCATCAAGAATCTCATTATGAACTCCAAGATTCGAAATGTACTGAAACCAATGTGATGAATGGATCAATCGGTCTTTCCACCAATGAAGTTGTTATCCTAGCAGCGCATGATCCAGTGATAATTGACAATGGATTTTCTGAAAATAGAGATGATGTAGACAATAGTGTGATGAGCAAAGTGGAGATAAGCGAATCACCGGCACATGTAAGGAACACATCTGAAGTAGGAGCATCAACTGCCATTGATGACTGCTCTCTCTATGATCACTCTAAGCTACAAGAAAAGGATGTGATTGAAACTCATCACCACGGTTCGTTCACCACGTCATCCTCAGAAATAGAGCCGGAGAGTTGTGAACCCGAAACACCTGGTTTAGGAGTTCATGATAAAATTCCAGAGTCAGAATGCAACGTAAATGCAGTGGATGATGACTGCTCAGAGAAGAGTATGGCACATGCTTCTGTGGATCACCACAACTCCCTGGCTCCTCCTGTAAACGAAATTTCAG ATGAGTCAACAGTACTTGTGGAGTGTCCAGGCCAAAAAGAGCCCAAGAGCCTCACGCTCGAAGAAGCCACTGATGCAATACTGTTCTGCAGCTCCATTGTTCACGACCTAGTTTACCAAGCTGCATCAATAGCAATGGACAAAGCAAGGGATGTGGCGGCAACTGAAGAAGAAGTATTGCGTCCTACTGTGACAGTTCTTGGAAAGTCGGATGCTAACAGGAGTAGTTACACAAGCGGTGGTGGAACAAAGACGAAGAAACAGAGTTCCAAAGGGGCCAAAGCGAGTAGGAAGCAAACGGAAACAGAGGAGAACATAGAGGTACATATAGAGAATGATGAGAATGCAGGGGAAGCTGCAAGGATGATAGGTAACGTTGGAGTTCCTCCTAGTAATAAAGCAGATAATTTGAAACCTCCTCCTAAGCTGGAGAATAAATGCAATTGCTCTATTATGTGA
- the LOC106330863 gene encoding glutathione S-transferase T2-like encodes MNENDVVKLAHEIFFNDHKIKFNLRHVWDELRYDQKWCEASSSKIDGSCKKRKCDDGAQSSSSYATTNDAEQRPPGVKASKRGSGKRIGEALKGVSEFQNLWAIKEKDLEVKERLSKMGLLETLIAKKETLSDFEEALKKKLITEMLGGSEYFLVLFPKGVVFIT; translated from the exons ATGAATGAGAATGATGTAGTTAAACTAGCACATGAGATCTTCTTCAATGATCACAAGATCAAATTTAATCTTCGACATGTGTGGGACGAGCTAAGGTATGACCAGAAATGGTGTGAAGCATCTAGTAGTAAGATTGATGGAAGCTGTAAGAAGAGAAAGTGTGACGATGGTGCTCAGTCCTCAAGCTCTTACGCAACTACCAATGATGCTGAGCAACGTCCTCCTGGTGTCAAGGCATCGAAACGAGGAAGTGGTAAGAGAATCGGTGAAGCCCTCAAGGGTGTCTCTGAGTTTCAGAACTTGTGGGCAATTAAGGAGAAAGATTTGGAAGTGAAAGAGAGACTGTCCAAGATGGGGCTGCTTGAGACTCTCATTGCCAAAAAAGAGACACTATCTGACTTTGAAGAAGCTTTAAAAAAGAAGCTTATTACAGAAATGTTGG GCGGCTCAGAGTATTTTCTGGTTCTGTTTCCGAAGG GTGTTGTGTTCATCACATAG
- the LOC106328724 gene encoding putative pre-mRNA-splicing factor ATP-dependent RNA helicase PRP1: MANLPILQFEEKIVETVENNPVVVIIGETGSGKSTQLSQILHRHGYTKSGVIAVTQPRRVAAVSVARRVAQELDVNLGEDVGYAIRFEDRTSSKTRIKYLTDGVLLRESLSNPMLDDYSVIILDEAHERSLNTDILLGLMKRLVRIRSSNFKVLITSATLDGEKVSRFFSGCPVLNVPGKLYPVEILYSKERPGSYIESSLKVAIDIHVREPEGDILIFMTGQDDIEKLVSKLEEKVRSLAEGSCMDAIIYPLHGSLPPEMQVRVFSPPPPNCRRFIVATNIAETSLTVDGVVYVIDSGYVKQRQYNPSSGMYSLDVTQISKVQANQRAGRAGRTRPGKCYRLYPLAVYRDDLLDATIPEIQRTSLAGSVLYLKSLDLPDIDILKFDFLDAPSSESLEDALKQLYLIDAIDENGAITNIGRTMSELPLEPSLSRTLIEANESGCLSQALTVVAMLSAETTLLPGRSKPNEKKRKRDEESNLPDGSGFGDHIQLLQIFECWDSNNYDIRWCKENDLQVRGMVFVRDVRRQLCQIMQKISKDRLEVGARGRKSSSREEYRKLRKALCVGNANQVAERMLRHNGFRTLTFKPQLVQVHPASVLSTDQDGMLPNYVVYHELISTTRPFMRNVCSVEMSWVAPIKRKIEKLNVRKLSGGPDNSFKEPEEKKSTELSTNTNTAETPTVSENVESRIEAARERFLARKGQK; encoded by the exons ATGGCGAATCTCCCGATCCTTCAATTCGAAGAGAAGATCGTGGAAACAGTTGAGAACAACCCAGTCGTGGTCATCATCGGAGAAACCGGTTCCGGAAAGAGCACTCAGCTCTCTCAGATCCTCCATCGACACGGCTACACTAAGTCCGGCGTCATCGCCGTCACTCAGCCCCGTCGTGTCGCCGCCGTTTCCGTCGCCAGGCGAGTTGCGCAGGAGCTTGATGTAAACCTAGGAGAAGACGTTGGTTACGCTATACGTTTCGAAGATAGAACATCGAGCAAAACACGCATCAA GTACCTCACAGATGGAGTTTTACTCCGTGAGAGCCTCTCCAATCCAATGCTTGATGATTATTCTGTGATTATATTAGATGAAGCTCACGAGAGGAGTTTAAACAC GGATATTCTGTTGGGTCTAATGAAGCGTTTGGTTAGAATCCGTTCGTCTAACTTCAAAGTCCTTATAACCTCTGCAACGCTTGACGGCGAAAAGGTTTCTCGATTCTTTTCGGGATGCCCTGTGCTTAATGTACCTGGGAAGTTATACCCTGTGGAGATATTGTACAGCAAAGAGCGTCCCGGCAGTTATATTGAGTCGTCTCTCAAAGTAGCTATTG ATATACATGTTCGTGAGCCAGAAGGTGATATCTTGATCTTTATGACTGGACAG GATGATATAGAAAAATTAGTATCAAAGCTGGAGGAAAAAGTGAGAAGCTTAGCAGAGGGATCATGTATGGATGCTATTATTTATCCTCTTCATGGATCTCTGCCACCTGAGATGCAG GTTCGTGTGTTTAGTCCACCTCCTCCAAACTGCCGGAGGTTTATTGTTGCTACAAATATTGCTGAAACTTCCCTTACTGTGGACGGAGTTGT GTATGTTATTGATTCGGGGTATGTGAAGCAAAGACAATATAACCCATCAAGTGGAATGTACTCTCTTGATGTTACTCAAATTAGCAA AGTTCAAGCTAACCAACGTGCTGGACGTGCTGGTAGAACTAGACCTGGGAAATGTTACCGATTATACCCCTTGGCAGTCTACAGAGATGATCTCCTTGATGCAACGATTCCTGAAATACAACGAACTTCCCTTGCTGGAAGTGTTCTTTACTTGAAATCGTTGGATCTTCCTGATATTGACATTCTCAAGTTCGATTTTCTTGACGCTCCATCAT CTGAGTCATTAGAAGATGCATTGAAGCAGTTGTATCTCATTGACGCAATTGATGAGAATGGAGCAATAACAAATATTGGAAGGACGATGTCAG AGCTTCCACTAGAGCCATCATTGTCAAGGACATTGATAGAAGCAAATGAAAGTGGTTGCTTATCTCAAGCTCTAACAGTCGTTGCTATGTTGTCAGCAGAGACTACTCTACTTCCTGGTAGGAG TAAACCAAATGAAAAGAAGAGAAAGCGTGATGAAGAATCTAATCTTCCTGATGGATCCGGATTTGGTGACCACATTCAACTACTACAGATTTTTGAATGTTGGGACAGTAATAATTATGATATTCGATGGTGCAAAGAAAATGACCTGCAG GTGCGTGGGATGGTGTTTGTCAGAGATGTTAGACGACAATTATGTCAGATTATGCAGAAAATATCCAAAG ATCGATTGGAAGTTGGAGCACGTGGGAGGAAGAGCTCAAGCCGAGAGGAGTACAGGAAGTTGAGGAAAGCTCTATGTGTGGGGAATGCAAACCAAGTTGCTGAGAGAATGCTTCGTCATAATGGATTCCGAACTCTTACCTTCAAGCCCCAGCTAGTCCAG GTGCATCCAGCATCAGTGCTGAGTACCGACCAGGATGGAATGTTGCCAAATTATGTAGTGTACCACGAACTGATATCCACCACACGACCATTCATGCGCAATGTTTGTTCAGTTGAAATGTCATGGGTGGCTCCCATCAAAAGAAAGATTGAGAAATTAAATGTCAGAAAACTGAG TGGTGGACCTGATAACTCTTTCAAGGAACCTGAAGAGAAGAAGAGCACGGAGTTGTCTACGAACACCAACACTGCAGAAACACCTACAGTTTCTGAAAATGTCGAGAGTAGAATTGAAGCAGCCAGAGAACGCTTTCTTGCTCGTAAAGGACAGAAATAA